A section of the Thauera chlorobenzoica genome encodes:
- the lpxC gene encoding UDP-3-O-acyl-N-acetylglucosamine deacetylase translates to MIRQRTLKSVVKATGVGLHGGRKVTLVLRPAAPDTGVVFHRVDLDPPLALPADPYAVCDTRMCSGLEKDGHKVGTVEHLMSALAGLGIDNLHVDVDAPEMPILDGSSAPFVFLLQSAGIEEQPAAKKFLRVRKTVEYIEGDKWVRLEPYDGFRLSFSIVFNHPAIDSTSTQVTIDFAEQSYVRDVARARTFGFMQDVEFMRANGLALGGSLENAIVMDEYRVLNAEGLRYADEFVKHKVLDAIGDLYLCGHPLLAAYSAHKAGHALNNQILRVLLEDREAWEIVSFDQSAATPPAVAHQFAPFPAFA, encoded by the coding sequence ATGATCAGGCAGCGCACCCTCAAATCCGTCGTCAAGGCCACCGGCGTCGGTCTGCATGGCGGGCGCAAGGTGACCCTGGTCCTGCGTCCGGCCGCGCCTGACACCGGCGTCGTCTTCCACCGCGTCGATCTCGATCCGCCGCTGGCCCTGCCCGCCGACCCTTATGCGGTGTGCGACACGCGCATGTGTTCCGGCCTGGAAAAGGACGGGCACAAGGTCGGCACCGTCGAGCACCTGATGTCGGCGCTCGCCGGGCTGGGCATCGACAACCTCCATGTTGACGTCGATGCGCCGGAAATGCCGATCCTCGACGGCAGCTCCGCGCCCTTCGTGTTCCTGCTCCAGTCCGCGGGCATCGAAGAGCAGCCGGCGGCGAAGAAATTCCTCCGCGTCAGGAAAACGGTGGAGTACATCGAAGGCGACAAGTGGGTCCGCCTCGAGCCCTACGACGGCTTCCGCCTGAGCTTTTCGATCGTGTTCAACCACCCTGCGATCGACAGCACCTCGACCCAGGTCACGATCGACTTCGCCGAGCAGTCCTATGTGCGCGACGTCGCCCGCGCGCGCACCTTCGGCTTCATGCAGGACGTCGAGTTCATGCGTGCCAACGGCCTCGCCCTCGGCGGCAGCCTGGAAAACGCGATCGTGATGGACGAGTACCGCGTGCTCAACGCCGAGGGCCTGCGCTACGCCGACGAGTTCGTCAAGCACAAGGTGCTCGATGCGATCGGCGACCTCTACCTGTGCGGCCATCCGCTGCTCGCCGCCTATTCCGCGCACAAGGCCGGGCATGCGCTCAACAACCAGATCCTGCGCGTGCTGCTGGAAGACCGCGAAGCCTGGGAAATCGTCAGCTTCGACCAGAGCGCAGCCACCCCGCCCGCGGTCGCGCATCAGTTCGCCCCCTTCCCGGCTTTCGCCTGA
- a CDS encoding cell division protein FtsQ/DivIB, giving the protein MAEARAHPAAIRSARQRGAGARPSAEKGVWHRPALLDLFSDLLTLGAAVALGWALVAWFVSRPLFPLRELVVLTPPAHVTEAQLGYAARLAVQGNFFMVDLDAVRATFEKLPWVRKAEVRRRWPDALELRIEEHEAVAYWTVSESGDARLVNRHGEVFTAASNADLPQFDGPQGSARALLTRYAEFAALLQPLGLRLVGLALSARQAWQLHLDNGMTVIVGRDQDKSPLVERLQRFIAVWPRVQDTIEIDIKVADLRYPGGFALTPADASVLSPAASPAGRKGKK; this is encoded by the coding sequence TTGGCTGAAGCGCGCGCCCATCCCGCGGCGATCCGTTCCGCCCGCCAGCGCGGCGCGGGCGCGCGACCGAGTGCCGAGAAAGGCGTGTGGCACCGGCCGGCGCTGCTCGATCTGTTCTCCGATCTGCTCACCCTGGGCGCGGCCGTGGCGCTGGGCTGGGCGCTGGTGGCCTGGTTCGTGTCGCGTCCGTTGTTCCCGCTGCGCGAACTGGTGGTGCTGACGCCGCCCGCCCACGTCACCGAGGCCCAGCTCGGATATGCGGCGCGTCTGGCGGTGCAGGGCAATTTTTTCATGGTCGACCTCGACGCCGTCCGCGCCACGTTCGAGAAGCTGCCCTGGGTGCGCAAGGCGGAAGTGCGCCGGCGCTGGCCCGATGCGCTCGAACTGCGGATCGAGGAGCACGAGGCGGTGGCCTACTGGACCGTGTCCGAAAGTGGCGATGCGCGCCTGGTGAACCGCCATGGCGAAGTGTTCACCGCGGCGAGCAATGCCGATCTGCCCCAGTTCGACGGTCCGCAAGGTTCCGCCCGTGCGCTCCTGACGCGTTACGCCGAGTTCGCCGCGCTGCTCCAGCCGCTGGGGCTGCGCCTGGTCGGCCTCGCCCTGTCGGCGCGCCAGGCATGGCAGCTTCACCTCGACAACGGGATGACCGTGATCGTCGGGCGTGACCAGGACAAATCCCCGCTCGTCGAGCGGCTGCAGCGCTTCATCGCGGTGTGGCCCCGGGTGCAGGACACTATCGAGATCGACATCAAGGTCGCGGACCTGCGCTATCCAGGCGGTTTCGCGCTGACGCCGGCGGACGCTTCGGTGCTGTCGCCAGCCGCGTCGCCTGCTGGCAGAAAGGGCAAGAAATGA
- the ftsZ gene encoding cell division protein FtsZ has translation MFEIVEKEPCGTVIKVIGVGGAGGNAVDHMLREGVKGVHFISANTDAQALKRCLAPVKLQLGKSGLGAGSKPEAGRAAAQESRDEVAAALEGAHMVFITGGMGGGTGTGAAPVVAEIAKEMGILTVAVVTKPFDFENRIRVAESGVEELTRHVDSLIVVLNDKLLDVFGDDAGFEECFRSADNVLRSAVGGIAEIINVPGLVNVDFQDVRTAMAEMGRAMMGSAEAAGMDRARIAAEQAAVSPLLEGTELSGARCVLINITASKSLKMSEVRDAVKTVQAFAAPEAFVKYGTVFDDAMEDRIRITVVATGLGAPRTARQPVMQVVQGTGTYGPAMSGTAGDMNGLDVPAVMRSGRRTTVEAMSTSGVGTYDIPAFLRRQAD, from the coding sequence ATGTTTGAAATCGTTGAGAAGGAACCGTGCGGTACCGTCATCAAGGTCATCGGTGTCGGTGGCGCGGGCGGCAACGCGGTCGATCACATGCTGCGCGAGGGCGTCAAGGGCGTGCACTTCATCTCGGCCAACACCGATGCGCAGGCGCTCAAGCGCTGCCTCGCGCCGGTCAAGCTGCAGCTCGGCAAAAGCGGCCTGGGGGCCGGCTCCAAGCCCGAGGCCGGCCGCGCCGCCGCGCAGGAGTCGCGCGACGAGGTTGCCGCCGCGCTCGAAGGCGCGCACATGGTGTTCATCACCGGCGGCATGGGCGGTGGCACCGGCACCGGCGCGGCGCCGGTGGTGGCCGAGATCGCCAAGGAAATGGGCATCCTGACCGTCGCCGTGGTGACCAAGCCGTTCGATTTCGAGAACCGCATCCGCGTCGCCGAAAGTGGCGTCGAAGAACTCACCCGCCACGTCGATTCGCTGATCGTGGTGCTCAACGACAAGCTGCTCGACGTCTTCGGAGACGATGCCGGCTTCGAGGAGTGCTTCCGCTCGGCCGACAACGTCCTGCGCTCGGCGGTCGGCGGCATCGCCGAGATCATCAACGTCCCTGGGCTGGTGAACGTCGACTTCCAGGACGTGCGCACCGCGATGGCGGAAATGGGCCGCGCGATGATGGGCTCGGCCGAAGCGGCCGGCATGGACCGCGCGCGCATCGCCGCCGAGCAGGCCGCGGTGTCGCCGCTGCTCGAAGGCACCGAGCTTTCCGGCGCGCGCTGCGTGCTGATCAACATCACCGCGAGCAAGTCGCTGAAGATGTCCGAAGTGCGCGACGCAGTGAAGACGGTGCAGGCTTTTGCCGCACCCGAAGCCTTCGTCAAGTACGGCACGGTGTTCGACGACGCGATGGAGGACCGCATCCGCATCACCGTGGTCGCCACCGGCCTGGGGGCACCGCGCACTGCGCGCCAGCCGGTGATGCAGGTGGTGCAGGGCACCGGCACTTACGGCCCGGCGATGAGCGGCACCGCAGGAGACATGAACGGTCTCGATGTGCCGGCGGTGATGCGCAGCGGCCGCCGCACCACGGTCGAAGCGATGAGCACCAGCGGCGTCGGCACTTACGACATTCCCGCCTTCCTGCGTCGCCAGGCCGACTGA
- the murC gene encoding UDP-N-acetylmuramate--L-alanine ligase, whose amino-acid sequence MKHKVRNIHFVGIGGAGMSGIAEVLVNQGFRVSGSDLGDNAATRRLQSMGARVVRGHDAANVADADVLVVSTAVKDDNPEVAAARARRIPVVPRAQMLAELMRFKSGIAIAGTHGKTTTTSLVASILAEGGIDPTFVIGGRLNAAGANARLGKGDFLVAEADESDASFLLLNPVLSVVTNIDADHMDTYGHDFGRVKQAFVDFLQRLPFYGVAVLCEDDPNVREIIPRVSKQIVRYGLSPGANIRAENVRADGGRMLFDCVRVNGTTSRLAIELNLPGLHNVLNALAAIAVATEVQVPDAAIVKALAEFNGVGRRFQRYGEVPLAGADGAEAGSFTLIDDYGHHPVEMAATIAAARGAFPGRRLMLAFQPHRFSRTRDCFDDFVKVLSTADALLLAEVYAAGEAPIVAADSRALARALRVAGAVEPVFVEDIADLPKMILSAARAGDVVITMGAGSIGTVPGKLARIEDAV is encoded by the coding sequence ATGAAGCACAAAGTCAGGAACATCCATTTCGTCGGCATCGGCGGTGCGGGCATGAGCGGCATCGCCGAAGTGCTGGTCAACCAGGGGTTTCGCGTCAGCGGCTCCGACCTCGGCGACAACGCCGCCACCCGCAGGCTGCAGAGCATGGGCGCGCGCGTCGTCCGCGGCCACGATGCGGCCAACGTCGCCGATGCCGACGTGCTGGTGGTGTCGACCGCGGTGAAGGACGACAACCCGGAAGTCGCCGCCGCGCGCGCGCGGCGCATCCCGGTGGTGCCGCGCGCGCAGATGCTCGCCGAGCTGATGCGGTTCAAGAGCGGCATCGCCATCGCCGGCACCCACGGCAAGACCACCACCACCTCGCTGGTGGCGAGCATCCTCGCCGAAGGCGGCATCGACCCGACCTTCGTCATCGGCGGCCGGCTCAATGCCGCCGGGGCCAACGCGCGCCTGGGCAAGGGCGACTTCCTGGTGGCCGAGGCCGACGAGTCGGACGCCTCCTTCCTGCTGCTCAACCCGGTGCTCTCGGTGGTCACCAACATCGACGCCGATCACATGGACACCTACGGCCACGACTTCGGCCGGGTCAAGCAGGCCTTCGTCGATTTCCTCCAGCGCCTGCCGTTCTACGGTGTCGCGGTGCTGTGCGAGGACGATCCCAACGTGCGCGAGATCATCCCCCGGGTGTCGAAGCAGATCGTGCGCTACGGCCTGTCGCCGGGCGCCAACATCCGCGCCGAGAACGTCCGCGCCGACGGCGGACGGATGCTGTTCGACTGCGTGCGGGTGAACGGCACGACCTCACGCCTGGCGATCGAGCTCAACCTGCCGGGCCTGCACAACGTGCTCAACGCGCTGGCGGCGATCGCGGTGGCGACCGAGGTGCAGGTGCCCGATGCCGCGATCGTCAAGGCGCTGGCCGAGTTCAACGGCGTCGGCCGGCGCTTCCAGCGCTACGGTGAAGTGCCGCTGGCGGGCGCGGACGGCGCCGAGGCCGGCAGCTTCACCCTGATCGACGACTACGGCCACCACCCGGTGGAGATGGCGGCGACGATCGCCGCCGCGCGCGGCGCGTTTCCCGGGCGTCGCCTGATGCTGGCCTTCCAGCCGCATCGCTTCAGCCGCACCCGCGACTGCTTCGACGACTTCGTCAAGGTCTTGTCGACGGCTGACGCGCTGCTGCTGGCCGAAGTCTATGCCGCCGGCGAGGCGCCGATCGTCGCCGCCGACAGCCGCGCGCTGGCACGCGCGCTGCGGGTGGCGGGGGCGGTCGAGCCGGTGTTCGTCGAGGACATCGCCGACCTGCCGAAAATGATTCTTTCTGCCGCGCGCGCGGGCGACGTGGTGATCACCATGGGGGCAGGTAGCATCGGCACGGTGCCGGGCAAGCTCGCCCGAATCGAGGACGCAGTGTGA
- a CDS encoding DUF2304 domain-containing protein, whose amino-acid sequence MTSFTLTTALLGLGLATIILVLVRRGHLHLRHGVFWIIVAALAALFGAWPMLIDRIGAISGIRYPPALLLLAAVVVLLIKSLLADMANSRLERQVRRLNQRLAMFEADHERQ is encoded by the coding sequence ATGACCTCATTTACGCTCACCACCGCATTGTTGGGCCTCGGCCTGGCTACCATCATCCTTGTCCTGGTACGGCGCGGCCACCTGCACCTGAGGCACGGCGTGTTCTGGATCATCGTTGCTGCCCTGGCCGCGTTGTTCGGTGCCTGGCCGATGCTGATCGACCGTATCGGCGCCATCAGCGGCATCCGCTACCCACCCGCGCTGCTGCTGCTCGCCGCGGTCGTCGTGTTGCTGATCAAATCCCTACTTGCCGACATGGCCAACTCCCGTCTCGAACGCCAGGTTCGCCGTCTGAACCAGCGCCTGGCCATGTTCGAGGCCGATCATGAACGACAATGA
- a CDS encoding glycosyltransferase: MHIALHCPKSVSRLNSPPLRHPLSITRPVLFAPGTASMRILHIGKYFPPDHGGMESFLADLVAAQRAQGLEVAALVHGEPRGDDPDWLVRVPVAATLIYAPLASGFRAALACLIRRFRPDVLHLHLPNNSALWALTLGAARDIPWVVHWHADVVVSQIRGAVALAYRLYRPFEQAVLERAERIVVTSPDYLGASEPLSRWHDKCAVIPLGLNIAAQSGTVPASDAWPPGVTRLLSIGRLAYYKGFDTLIRAVAEQPHAHLVIIGSGELRDELARLVARLTPAGSPPRVTLAGAVDDARKHALLAACDAFCLASCERTEAFGVAVMEAMQHAKPCLVSELPGSGLPWLVRSSGAGRTLAVGDVGAWQGAIGELRADPAQAAGWGRAGRTALLERFDIQACSHAIRGVYDEIVTPPVFPAQQPLIVIPARDEAATIAAVIVALRAQGWTDIVVVNDQSTDDTATVARTAGATVLNPVLPLGAWGAMQTGIRYALRHGHQQVVTIDADGQHEPAYIPALLDAARHSDVVIGAYTERGSPTRRFAWRYFRLITGFAIEDLTSGFRCYNRAACEILADEEATLLDYQDLGVLLLLRRAGLSISEVPVEMYPRLTGPSRIFASWSRVARYMLESTLLCLARWNPKHHFRR, from the coding sequence GTGCATATTGCGTTGCATTGCCCGAAAAGTGTCTCGCGGTTAAACTCTCCGCCTTTGCGGCACCCCTTGTCCATCACCCGACCGGTGCTTTTCGCGCCAGGCACTGCGAGCATGCGCATACTGCACATCGGCAAATACTTCCCGCCCGACCACGGCGGCATGGAAAGCTTTCTCGCCGATCTCGTTGCAGCGCAACGTGCACAGGGGCTGGAGGTGGCGGCACTGGTGCATGGCGAACCGCGTGGCGACGACCCCGATTGGCTGGTGCGCGTGCCGGTGGCGGCGACGCTGATTTATGCCCCGCTCGCGTCCGGCTTTCGCGCCGCGCTGGCATGCCTCATCCGCCGCTTCCGGCCGGATGTGCTGCATCTTCACTTGCCCAACAATTCCGCCTTGTGGGCGCTTACATTGGGCGCCGCACGCGACATTCCATGGGTCGTGCACTGGCATGCGGACGTCGTCGTTTCGCAGATCCGCGGTGCCGTGGCACTGGCCTACCGGCTGTACCGCCCGTTCGAGCAGGCCGTGCTCGAACGGGCCGAGCGCATTGTCGTCACCTCGCCGGACTATCTCGGCGCCTCCGAGCCGCTGTCGCGCTGGCACGACAAGTGCGCGGTGATTCCCCTCGGCCTGAATATCGCTGCCCAGTCGGGCACGGTTCCTGCAAGCGACGCTTGGCCACCGGGGGTTACCCGCCTGCTGTCGATCGGTCGTCTGGCCTATTACAAGGGTTTCGACACCTTGATCCGGGCGGTGGCGGAGCAGCCCCATGCCCATCTCGTGATCATCGGTAGCGGCGAGCTGCGCGACGAACTCGCCCGCCTCGTCGCCCGCCTGACTCCCGCTGGCAGCCCGCCGCGCGTCACCCTGGCCGGTGCGGTCGATGATGCGCGCAAGCACGCACTGCTTGCCGCCTGCGACGCTTTCTGCCTGGCCTCCTGCGAGCGTACCGAAGCCTTTGGTGTCGCTGTCATGGAGGCGATGCAGCATGCCAAGCCCTGCCTGGTCAGTGAACTGCCCGGCTCCGGTCTGCCCTGGCTGGTGCGTAGCAGTGGGGCCGGGCGCACGCTGGCGGTGGGCGACGTTGGCGCCTGGCAGGGCGCCATCGGCGAACTACGTGCCGATCCCGCGCAAGCCGCAGGCTGGGGCAGGGCGGGGCGAACCGCATTGCTCGAGCGATTCGACATCCAGGCCTGCAGCCACGCCATTCGCGGTGTGTATGACGAAATCGTGACGCCGCCGGTGTTTCCTGCGCAGCAGCCGCTGATCGTGATCCCAGCCCGCGACGAAGCCGCCACCATCGCCGCCGTCATTGTCGCCTTGCGCGCGCAGGGATGGACGGACATCGTCGTGGTCAATGACCAGAGCACCGACGACACCGCTACCGTCGCCCGCACCGCCGGCGCCACTGTGCTCAATCCGGTGCTGCCGCTCGGCGCCTGGGGGGCGATGCAGACCGGTATCCGCTATGCCCTTCGCCATGGCCACCAACAGGTCGTCACCATCGATGCCGATGGTCAGCACGAGCCGGCGTACATCCCCGCATTGCTCGACGCCGCTCGTCATAGCGATGTCGTGATCGGCGCCTATACCGAGCGCGGCAGCCCGACACGCCGGTTTGCCTGGCGTTATTTCCGCCTCATCACCGGCTTTGCCATCGAGGACCTGACGTCCGGATTCCGTTGTTATAACCGTGCCGCCTGCGAAATCCTCGCCGATGAAGAGGCCACCCTGCTTGATTACCAGGATCTGGGGGTGCTGCTGCTGTTGCGGCGCGCAGGGTTGAGCATCTCCGAAGTGCCGGTGGAAATGTATCCGCGCCTCACCGGTCCTTCGCGCATTTTCGCCAGTTGGTCGCGCGTGGCGCGCTACATGCTCGAAAGCACCCTGCTGTGCCTCGCGCGCTGGAACCCCAAACACCACTTTCGCCGATGA
- a CDS encoding D-alanine--D-alanine ligase, translated as MNKGLGKVAVLFGGDSAEREVSLMSGRAVLAALQGAGVDAHGFDPAERDLHILKEEGFARVFIALHGRGGEDGTVQGALELMGIPYTGSGVMASALSMDKWRTKMVWLASGLPTPRYAILDADTDWAAVVAELGLPIFVKPVHEGSSMGATKVTAPGELKAAWELAARYDRLVIAEEFITGEELTAPFLEDRALPLVRIVAPGGNYDYQHKYFADDTRYDCPCGLPADEEAALQALVMKSARVLGCRGWGRADLILTADGRPYLLEMNTSPGMTGHSLVPMSARVAGLEFAALCLKILEGARLG; from the coding sequence GTGAACAAGGGCTTGGGCAAGGTTGCGGTGTTGTTCGGCGGCGACTCCGCCGAGCGCGAGGTGTCGCTGATGTCGGGGCGGGCGGTGCTGGCCGCGCTGCAGGGGGCCGGCGTCGATGCCCACGGCTTCGATCCCGCCGAGCGCGATCTGCACATCCTGAAGGAAGAGGGCTTCGCGCGCGTGTTCATCGCGCTGCACGGCCGCGGTGGCGAGGACGGCACGGTGCAGGGCGCGCTCGAGCTGATGGGCATCCCCTACACCGGCAGCGGGGTGATGGCCTCGGCGTTGTCGATGGACAAGTGGCGCACCAAGATGGTGTGGCTGGCGAGCGGACTGCCCACGCCGCGCTACGCGATCCTCGACGCCGACACCGACTGGGCGGCGGTGGTCGCCGAGCTGGGCCTGCCGATCTTCGTCAAGCCGGTGCACGAAGGTTCGAGCATGGGCGCGACCAAGGTGACCGCGCCGGGCGAGCTGAAGGCGGCGTGGGAACTGGCCGCACGCTACGACCGCCTGGTGATCGCCGAGGAGTTCATTACCGGCGAGGAGCTCACCGCGCCCTTCCTCGAAGACCGCGCACTGCCGCTGGTGCGCATCGTCGCCCCCGGCGGCAACTACGACTACCAGCACAAGTATTTCGCCGACGATACCCGCTACGACTGCCCCTGCGGCCTGCCCGCGGACGAGGAGGCGGCGCTGCAGGCGCTGGTGATGAAATCGGCACGCGTGCTCGGCTGCCGCGGCTGGGGCCGGGCGGACCTGATCCTGACCGCCGACGGCCGGCCCTATCTGCTCGAGATGAACACTTCGCCGGGGATGACCGGACACTCGCTGGTGCCGATGTCGGCTCGCGTCGCCGGGCTGGAGTTCGCCGCGCTGTGCCTGAAGATCCTGGAGGGGGCCCGCCTTGGCTGA
- the ftsA gene encoding cell division protein FtsA, whose product MNKDYKELVVGLDIGTAKVTCLVAEVRPDGRLNVVGLGTQPASGLKRGVVVNIEATVDAISRVVQEVELMAECKVYEVYTGIAGSHIKSFNSNGTVAIKEKEVSPLDVERVIEVARAMPIPAEQQILHTLTQEFIIDGQGGVREPIGMSGVRLEVKVHIVTGAVSAAQNVIKCVRRCGLEVLDLSLQPLASSHAVLTEDEKELGVCMIDIGGGTTDIAVFTQGAIRHTAVIPVAGDQVTNDIAMALRTPTAEAEEIKIRHGVAMHQLADPEDMIEVPGVGDRPPRKLSCQALADVIEPRVSELFELVQAELRRSGYEELLSSGIVLTGGSAVMRGMVELGEEVFHMPVRVGAPQYDGGLADVVCQPRYATAMGLVMEGMAQRRRGLQTRDTRSVRQVFGRMKAWFERNF is encoded by the coding sequence ATGAACAAGGACTACAAGGAACTGGTCGTCGGCCTGGACATCGGCACGGCCAAGGTCACCTGCCTGGTGGCGGAAGTGAGGCCGGACGGACGCCTCAACGTGGTCGGCCTGGGCACGCAGCCGGCGAGCGGGCTCAAGCGCGGCGTGGTGGTCAATATCGAAGCCACGGTGGATGCGATCTCGCGGGTGGTGCAGGAGGTCGAGCTGATGGCCGAGTGCAAGGTCTACGAGGTCTATACCGGCATCGCCGGCAGCCACATCAAGAGCTTCAATTCCAACGGCACGGTGGCGATCAAGGAAAAGGAAGTGTCGCCGCTCGATGTCGAGCGCGTCATCGAAGTCGCGCGTGCGATGCCGATCCCGGCCGAGCAGCAGATCCTGCACACCCTGACCCAGGAGTTCATCATCGACGGCCAGGGCGGCGTGCGCGAACCGATCGGGATGAGCGGGGTGCGCCTCGAGGTGAAGGTGCATATCGTCACCGGTGCGGTGTCGGCGGCGCAGAACGTGATCAAGTGCGTGCGCCGCTGCGGCCTCGAAGTCCTCGACCTGAGCCTGCAGCCGCTCGCCTCCAGCCACGCGGTGCTGACCGAGGACGAGAAGGAACTCGGCGTGTGCATGATCGACATCGGCGGCGGCACTACCGACATCGCCGTGTTCACCCAGGGCGCGATCCGCCATACCGCGGTGATCCCGGTCGCCGGCGACCAGGTCACCAACGATATCGCGATGGCGCTGCGCACCCCGACCGCGGAGGCCGAGGAGATCAAGATCCGCCACGGCGTGGCGATGCATCAGCTCGCCGACCCCGAGGACATGATCGAGGTGCCCGGGGTGGGCGACCGGCCGCCGCGCAAGCTGTCGTGCCAAGCCCTTGCCGACGTCATCGAGCCGCGCGTGTCCGAGCTGTTCGAGCTGGTCCAGGCCGAGCTGCGGCGCAGCGGCTACGAGGAGCTGCTGTCTTCCGGAATCGTGCTCACCGGCGGTTCGGCGGTGATGCGCGGCATGGTCGAGCTCGGCGAAGAGGTGTTCCACATGCCGGTGAGGGTCGGTGCGCCGCAGTACGACGGCGGCCTGGCCGACGTGGTGTGTCAGCCGCGCTATGCGACCGCGATGGGGCTGGTGATGGAAGGGATGGCCCAGCGCCGCCGCGGCCTGCAGACGCGCGACACGCGCAGTGTCAGGCAGGTGTTCGGGCGGATGAAGGCGTGGTTCGAACGGAATTTTTGA
- a CDS encoding mannose-1-phosphate guanylyltransferase/mannose-6-phosphate isomerase, whose protein sequence is MTLLPIILSGGSGTRLWPLSRETYPKQLLALTGTATLLQETALRLGGLEGALQVSSPGVVCNVECRFITAEQLQTVGKPASFILLEPFGRNTAPALTLAALQAHRDGSDPVMLVMPADHVIGDVPAFHAAVQRGLAAAADGAMLTFGIVPTRAETGYGYLRYGDEQADGSRQLAAFVEKPDLETARRYLDSGEYLWNSGLFMMRASVWLKAIAHFDPAMATACTAAFEAASRDIDFIRIDPIAFAACPSDSIDYAVMEKLAAAPELGIPARIVPLDANWSDVGAWDALWDVLDKDAAGNATRGHTLLEGSTGSLVFAGSRLVAGVGLDNIIVVETADAVLVADKSRTQDVKKIVARLKAEGHTLTDTHRKVHRPWGWYDSIDAGDRFQVKRIVVKPGASLSLQMHHHRAEHWVVVSGTAEITNGDKVLLLSENESTYIPLGHVHRLSNPGKMPLEIIEVQSGSYLGEDDIVRFEDTYGRAPADG, encoded by the coding sequence ATAACGCTGCTCCCGATCATCCTTTCCGGCGGCTCCGGCACCCGGCTATGGCCGCTGTCGCGCGAAACCTACCCCAAGCAGTTGCTGGCTTTGACCGGCACGGCAACCCTGCTACAGGAAACCGCCTTGCGCCTGGGTGGGCTCGAGGGGGCGCTGCAGGTCAGCAGCCCCGGGGTTGTCTGCAATGTTGAATGCCGCTTCATTACCGCCGAGCAGCTTCAGACTGTAGGCAAGCCGGCCTCCTTCATTCTGCTCGAACCGTTCGGGCGCAATACCGCGCCGGCGCTCACGCTCGCCGCCCTGCAGGCACACCGGGACGGAAGCGACCCGGTCATGCTGGTGATGCCGGCCGATCACGTCATCGGCGACGTACCGGCCTTCCATGCCGCGGTGCAACGCGGGCTTGCCGCTGCCGCAGACGGGGCGATGCTCACCTTCGGCATCGTCCCAACCCGGGCGGAAACCGGCTATGGCTACCTGCGTTACGGCGATGAACAAGCCGACGGCAGCCGCCAGCTGGCCGCCTTCGTCGAAAAACCCGACCTTGAAACCGCTCGACGCTACCTCGACAGCGGCGAATATCTGTGGAACAGCGGCCTGTTCATGATGCGCGCCTCGGTTTGGCTGAAAGCCATTGCCCATTTCGACCCCGCGATGGCCACCGCTTGCACCGCCGCTTTTGAAGCTGCCAGTCGTGATATCGATTTCATTCGCATCGACCCCATCGCCTTTGCCGCCTGCCCGTCCGATTCGATCGACTATGCGGTCATGGAAAAACTTGCCGCCGCGCCGGAACTCGGCATTCCGGCGCGTATCGTGCCGCTCGATGCCAACTGGTCCGATGTCGGCGCATGGGATGCGTTGTGGGACGTGCTCGACAAAGACGCCGCCGGCAATGCCACTCGCGGTCACACCCTGCTCGAGGGTTCCACCGGCTCCCTCGTTTTTGCCGGCAGCCGCTTGGTCGCTGGCGTCGGGCTGGACAACATCATCGTCGTCGAAACTGCCGACGCCGTGCTCGTCGCCGACAAGAGCCGTACCCAGGATGTCAAGAAAATCGTCGCCCGCCTGAAGGCCGAAGGTCATACCCTGACCGATACCCACCGCAAGGTGCATCGCCCCTGGGGCTGGTACGACTCGATCGATGCCGGTGATCGCTTCCAGGTCAAGCGCATCGTCGTCAAGCCCGGTGCCAGCCTCAGCCTGCAGATGCATCACCACCGGGCCGAGCATTGGGTCGTCGTCAGCGGTACCGCCGAAATCACTAATGGCGACAAGGTGCTGCTATTGTCGGAAAACGAATCCACCTATATCCCGCTCGGCCACGTCCATCGCCTCTCCAACCCCGGAAAGATGCCGCTGGAAATCATCGAAGTCCAGTCCGGCAGCTACCTGGGCGAAGACGACATCGTGCGCTTCGAAGACACCTACGGCCGTGCTCCTGCGGACGGATGA